Within Mercenaria mercenaria strain notata chromosome 15, MADL_Memer_1, whole genome shotgun sequence, the genomic segment gatctgttacgaatgtggtacTACAGCAACGACCTAGCTATCTCTTTTTCACGAGTAAGTATCATATCGCTTGGCCACGATTTAGTTATTTCGTTCCAATGAGATTCTATCTCATTACTAGTATCGCGTTACTATGAGATGAAAGAAAAATCCAGACTTGTTACTTCACGCtaatttatgtcttttttaaataagccCCGTCTAAGGTACGCCTATTTTACTTTTCGTAAACAACCGACCATTTCTGTTACATTTAGACTTTTGACGGGCGTGTAACATGAAGTAAACGAAATCGGCTACACATCTAACTCTAGAATTGTATATCGACTTTTGTAATTCGCGATTTGTCATCGTACATTTGGACCTAGGAACGTTGGAAACGTACATTGTACCCCGGGCATTTAATAGTTCTCAACGAAAAGTGTTCTTTGCTTATTTAAGAGTGTACATTCGCCTGGTGTAATCACACCAGAAATGTACGGTTTTAAGAGTAAGTTCACAACAACACAGCATTTACTGAAAAGTATATAGACACAATTGGTTTTTTCACACATGATAACCTCAATATTAAATCACGTGAAAGACGACTTCTAGTTTCAAAGTCCTGGTAGCATTTGCTTTCAAGGTGATCATGTACATTACATCAACTGGATTCCTGGACGATATATTGACCAGTATCACGACCAAGAAGACTGCGCTGTCATTGACATGTCTCGAGGTGGCCAATGGGATGATGCTGATTGCAATACTGTGGTATCAGGAGGGATGCTGTCCTATCCGTGGATTTGTCAATACGGTGATATTTTAATGTCATAAGAAATTCAGTTCTTTATCCCATCGTTCTTTATCTTAATCCATTTTATACTCAATCCAACCGGGCCTTCTTATATTTTAACCAAGGCGGTGCCAATAATTCCAGTTTGCTTTTTTCCCATCGTTATTTATCTTAATCCATTTTATACTCAATCCAACCAAGTCTTCTAATATTTTGTCCAAGGCGGTGCCAATATTTTCAGCTTGCTTTTTCCCTtaccgttttatattttatatatgttgttttatatgttgGCGGTTTTTACGCTCCATCCCACCTTTTCTCTCCTCTACCTGCACAGACATCCTCCCGTTGTGCATACGTTTCATTTCATTAGAATATACCTAGTTGGTGGGTATTTGAAGCACCGTACTTTACCTGCTATATCTTTCCTGTACAATTTTCTATATATTGATGGTCTGTTTTGTGATGTGTGACTCACGCTTACTACCAGCTTCCTGAGAGTCAGCTCTcactttatatttttgttatattttatacatCCGAATAACCTTAGAATTTGATTCACATTCGAAATTATCATTTTTACGTGTCTGGTCGACCGTAAAATGTCACCCAGGATTCAATGTTATCAGTTTTGGTACTTTTTGATTACGGGATCATTTCAATGGTAGTTTCTAACGAAGTGCCGCTTAGGCCGGTGTTTTGGGCGTGAATGGTGTTAAAaaacaggtgcacaacttcacattctgaataatatttctaaacGGTTTCAGGATTCaatgttaaatacattttgagatatgtgcgacacatACTTTTAGGTGCTTTATGTATTTTTTGCAAAGTTAACGGCTTTAACTTTGCTCTTcctgagtaaaatcccaaacaaagttccaggtacacaacttcacaggCTGACTAACATCCCTATGATATCTGATGACTTTAGgtcggacggacgttcctacatatggttATTGTTGTggctcttttgttctctctattgtacTTTTAACcgcgtaaaagaaaaatagccacagaaaagcCTGACGGAATAAATGACATCATATAGTAGTCCGACCGTCCGTCtattttttctgtctttctttCCCCTCGGATTTCGATTGTTAACTGAAAAATGCTTTAGCACAGGAACCTCAAACTTGATTAAGCAGGTTGGTCGTAACCGGCAAATGATCCCTGGTGATTTTGAAGCTGGTTGCTCAAATCTCAAGGTCACGATGAATTGACCTGAAAATCGATTTccatcaataactggagaacggTTTGTTTTAGagtcgtcaaacttcataggatgattgtctttGTCAGTATGTGACCAGTATGTAAACTTTACCTTGTCCTGAAACAAAAGTGGTCACCTAGTAGTTGAAGTAATTGAATGCATTAACTTTCCCTGTGCTTTTTCATAAATCAGTTGTTTTTGTGAACGAGGTAAGATTGTCAGAATGTAAAAAACAGTTTTTCTGTTCTAATTTTAGTTCCGGTATTGACATTCGATCCCTATTTTCATTTATCTTTTCAGTTCGCCAGAGACAGGTACCAAATTCAACAGTCGCAGTTATAGCTGGTAAAATCATACAGTCATATATTTGAATTGTTCCATCATTTCTTTTTAACAGTAATAGTATGATGTTTGACATTTTATCCTCATGTCCTATATGTATTCTTATTAATTATCTAATACACCTAAAAGCTATATTGCCATTTACAAGATCCCTTTATGTCATATGTGTAGATTTAGCCATTTGCATGCTTTCAATACGAAGACCAAATCAGCATTTGTTCTAACATCTGTTATTGTCAAATTCATGAAATTAGAGAAAATGTATTGTATACCTCAACCCTTTCACAACAATTTATGTCAGTTGTAAATATGATCATCATTATTGTAGATTCTGATCAAATTAACATGATAGCATAAACAGTTTCTCTTAGTCGACCTgacaaaattaattcatttttgcCGTATTAAACAGCAGGGAGTTGGTCTAGCTGGTTCTATGGTTCATGCTCGGTAAGTTGTGGAACTGGAACTACGCACAGAATGAGATTTTGCAGTACTGGAAACTTAGTCGATTGTACAGGAATAGACTTTGAAACGGTATCCTGTGACGCAGGACCTTGTCCCAGTAAGTTATGTGTTATAAATAACTTGTTTCAATTTAAACGATGTATGTCATGCAATTCTGGTCTTAACTGACTTTAGCTGAATTATTAAGTACCAAGTGTTTGAGATAAGATAACTGTGTGCACACGTTGGAGAGGACATTGTGAATCCGACTAAAGTCACTTTCATGGCAGGCATATTAAATATGACACGTCCTTAATGATCACTTTCAATACAGGGTTATTGATTTGTATTTGATAGTTCTTTCGAAAAATTATCTTGCATTTTAAATTTCAGCTACACGCCTAATATGAGTGGTAAAATGATTTATTCATTACAGTCAATAGATACTGGAGTTCCTGGCAACAGTGGAGCACGTGCTCAACAACATGCGGTGATGGTTTTCATTTTCGCACGAGAAACTGTGACAACCCAAACCTCATTATGGCGGGACAAACTGCAGTGGATCTGGAAATGAAACAACTCTATATCATCTGATTGACTGTCCACGTAATACTAGATTTAATACAgtacaatataatacaatacaatacaatacaataactaTTTTTAGCACTACACATAAACAATGTTTTTAGCTaatcaaatatattgaaaaaaatcaatgtccaaattatcttatttttaaaatactttgttttgtacaaaatcatttatatttgtaatgTCAACATAATTGTACAGAAGTAACGATTTTGCATTGAAAACTTAGTTATGAATATTTTGTTCTTAAGCAATTCAAAACTGATAAAGCAACACGCCGTAAAAATAAATTATCACTTCATTATGATTTTTATCTTATGAATAATGCATTTCTAAAATATAATGTATGGTTCCGCTTTTAATTTTAGCTGATATACAAGAACGCATCATGATGGTTTAATGCTATAAAATCCTACATTAGTTTGTGTCAAATGTATATCAATgatataagtccatgtaaaatcacatgacaaacCGCTTCCTTAAATGGACGGATTAATGCTTGAGTGCACAAGTGCATGTTTTTGAAGATAAacaaaaattgttataaaacggTACAATGCTAGGATAACATTAGAACGGGGAGACCCCAGAGGAATATAAGAAAGTTTATGCAGTTCCAAGTAATCTACCAACatgaatataataataatcatacTTGCTTGTCTGAGATAACTGCGAATGTTACTTTCAGTATAAAgtatgttgtgaccttgaccaaattACTTTAAAACGGTATAGTCATCTTTTGATCACAGACAAATAGCTAAGAAGTTTGTAGGCCGTATGCCCAATCAAGCGTtctaaattttgattaaacactTTTCTATCTCAAGGTACCTACGTCCCTGAACTTTTACTTACTGACCACTTAAAAAAAGGGGACATGTATTTAACATAGGCACTCATGCTATAATGTTTGAAGGCTGTAGACCCAATGGTGCTACAGATATTTACTGGAAACCGTTTTCAGCTTCATGATCACagtaaccttgacatttgatatGCTATCCctaaaacaaaaggggtcatctcaTCTACTTCTTAATTAATCATACTTTCTCCGCGTGTGACATGCTTGCAGAGGTTATGTTTGGATTAAAATATTAGCAAAGTTTATGTGATGCAAAATTTAGTATAATGATTCTGTCTTTTTTGCGCAGGAACAATTAGATAATTAGTATTGATTGATGGTATTCAACAAGGAACTATCTACAATATTATTTCTGCTAAAAGTTTAGACGACTCGAATGTCATCTCTGAAATAGTGTAGTGATTAGATTGTTTAATCCCgtaaattatataatatgaagAGATCACAGTAGTCAGGTTAACCCTAAGAATGAATTGTAATTATTATAAGAATCACTATTGTTAATTGTACATAAACAGATCGTGTAGGAATATAAAATATCTGCCGGAGAAAAACACATGTCAGTTTAATCTGCCAAATCTTTAAtcaatatatgaaataatgaaataatttagtGTAGTGAAGTGTGAAGCATGAAGTATTAACTGTTCAGTCACCAACGGGCTTTCGTCTTTCGTTATAACTTTATCTAAACTTATATCTAACGGTTCATAACTCAAGCCAACAAGTCAATTATCCAAAATATTAGCGAGTTTGGTACTGAACCTGCCTGCAAAGTTTACTTGAAATCGAACCAGACGTTTTTGAGGAGTAGCATTGATAAACTTTTCTGACAGTCAGAGAGACATACAGACAAATaaacagacaggcagacagagagaaaatataaaatataaatgcaatACTTGTTCCTACATGTGGAAGACATAACTAGATGCAGTTGGGACAATGAAACTTAATGTAAtccagatattttgaaatattattttcttatctAAGATTCAAAAGAAATTTGTATTAAAGCGAGCTGGTCGAGTTGGTTTTACGGTACCTGCTCAGTAACATGTGGACCTGGGACCTCCGGCAAACTAAGACGTTGCAGTACTGGAAAGGAGGCCGATTGTCCTGGAAAAGCTTTTGAAATTCTGAGTTGTGACGAAGGTCCTTGTCCTAGTAAGTATTGCATCATTTCATTGACCAACATGATTATGttttttaaggtttagcagtatatcacaaaacaacagaaatgtttAGTAAACGAGCATCTTGACAAACAATagatctgtccaatacatgttttactgttctgtcccatagaattgGGTACTTAATATATTCTAAAGGAAttacccttttttaaaaagaatgacatttgtaaagaaataaatgtaaacaattgtcaaaaacgatgttttatcTAGTTATGTTACGTTTAAACACTggttacaaatgcatcaaaacgaagacatataacagctttttaaaaatggtgagtttttaaaggcgctgaactgtccagaagtgtggccccttcatgcagtccctttccagaattcaatacatatatgagtaaattgacaatggttttgtagaatgatatacatgttttataagcgatttaattttcatgtaaaacgatgctttctttctatgattttgtgATGTTCGAACTGTTTTCTCCCAAACATGGACCTATTTCTAAAGAATACTAACACGGTTCAAGTTGATTGtctgttatttctagagcgacgcagcggggcgccccgccctgcccttttttactgccgcTAATAACACTATTGTCTGTTtcaaaacaaagaagaaaaacagaaaaaacggTTGATGTGCCGGCTATTAAGATAACATTATGACGTCAGAAATTAAGTACAATCGCCGCATGACTCTTAAGAAAAATGTTTGTAGTACTTCAATAAGCAAGTTATAGATttctaatgaaaataaaaaaaggtctatatgtgtaataataataaatgtttaagtGTCTGGGCGCCGAGAATTTCCATGCCAAAGAACACATCAATGTATTTCATACACAGATGGAAATTACTGTACTGTCAGTTATACCATTTTTCTTCTCTGACATTATTTAAATTGATCCAGCGATACATACAGTTTTAGACTTCTGATGTAGCAAACTCGTGACCTAACGTCAACTGTATAGCAAACGTTCTAACGGCATGTCACGATGCACACTTCTCGTAAGTAACTGCGGGTAACAAATGACGAGCTTTGTGACCTTTGTAATGTTCTTTTCGTGACGTCATGGCCGAGTGACATGTAAACATGTCGGTCATTTAAGTGTATCGTTGAGACagcagaataataataataatatttgaacTGCATTTGCAGCCACAGTATGTATTTACTGAATTAAAAAATAGCAAGTTCTATTTCACGTTAATATTCTGGTGCAGTCGATGGCTCATGGGGATCTTGGCAAGCGTGGAGTACGTGCTCTACAACATGCGGCGATGGAAGCCTTTTTCGCACGAGAATCTGTAACAATCCCGCACCTCAGAACAACGGACTCAATTGCAGTGGTtctttcaatgaaacttcaacgTGTAACCATGGAGACTGTCCACGTAAGACGTTAtgaatttataattatacatatatacatatccTAGATTAGGTTTGAAAGAATAAGTCCAGAAATTCTTGTATTTTTACAGCTTACTGAAACACATTGCTGacatacttacaattttcatggTTACCATTTTGTAATATAAACCACGAAAATACAAgattaatataaacaaataattttcagACTGGTTGCCGTTCTATGAAACGTCGACGTGCAGTACAACATGTGGAGCGGGTTTCCTTCAGCTCCGGAGAAATTGTAGCTCTGGAAATCCTAGAGACTGCCATGGCAGTGAATATAGTGAAAAGCCTTGTAATCTTATGGATTGTTCTTAAAGAAATCACAATAAAAACAGAGCTAATACATATTTCTATTTGTTAGGAAAATGACTTTGTAAGTTCTTGTATCTATGGTATTCTTTTGTCCTTCAAAATATACAGCTTTGAGCTGAACAAAAAATCAAATCCCATTACTAATGAAAACGTGATTGCGCCTTGAGCCTGGCAAATAACTGAAAAGTCATGGGCACGCGCAGTTGTCGATGTGTTAAGAATCTACTTCCTTTCCTATCTACGGAtcaaggggtcgtgagttcgattcccgggtgaggcatatgttctccatgacaatttgatgaaaggcattgtatctgaaattactgtgaaatcattcatatttgtgggggactaattttcgtagatttcgtggttgagtcaatctatATCAACTAGGGATGATAGTCTGATGCAAAAGGTAGCACCTACAGATCAAGGTAAGACATCTGGACAGTATTTTGGAGGTTTTAATGTTGATGAGCTGAAACTGGTTAAGCGTAATGACACAGATCTTAAAGACCTGATAAACTGGCTAGAGGACATCAGGGAACCTAACCCTTCAGACCTGTTCAAAGCCAGTCCTGCTCAAATATCGTACTGGTTAAATGGACAACAATTTCTGTTGAAGTGGTTTACTGTATTTGAATGATGTTAAATCAAATGACAAGACACTTATTCTATCTAAAATTCTAGTATATACAGCTTTAAGATTAAACCATGACTTGCCATCAGCGGGGCATCAACGTGTAGCTAGAACCAAGGAAAAAATGAAGGAAAATTTATTTTGGTATGGCTTAAAACAAGATGTGATTAACTTTGTCTCAGGTTGCAAAATCTGTAATCAGAATAAAAAACTGCGAAGGCATGGAAAAGGTGCATTTACTGAATACCAAGTAAGTGCGCCTATGGAAAGGGTTCACATTGATTTCTTAGGCCCATTACCTAAAACGCCTAGAGGAAATGAATACGTACTTATGTTATTGGATCAGTTTACAAAGTGGGTAGAATGTATACCACTTCCATCGCAATCAGCTGAAGTCACTGCGAAAGCCGTAGTAGATAATTTCTTTTCAAGGTTTGAATGCCGTTTCAGATTTTTTCAGACCAAGGTAGAAACTTCGAATCTAGGCTGTTTGTGGAATTATGCAAAATCTTAGAGATACATAAGGCTAGGACAACACCATATCAGCGGTCCAGCAATGATCAGGTAGAAAGATACAATTGCAGCTTAATGGATGCTGTTCGCTGCGTTATAGGTAAGTCTCAGAATCAATAGGATCAACACCTTCAACAAATCGCGGTTGCCTTACGATCGTCAGTAAACCGTATGACGGGGTTTACAGCAAACATGCTGATGCTTGGGTGCGAAGGTAACACGCCTGCAACTCTTATGTTTCCATTAAAACAAAGTGAATGT encodes:
- the LOC123541657 gene encoding thrombospondin-1-like, yielding MYITSTGFLDDILTSITTKKTALSLTCLEVANGMMLIAILWYQEGCCPIRGFVNTQGVGLAGSMVHARYTPNMSGKMIYSLQSIDTGVPGNSGARAQQHAAVDPMVLQIFTGNRFQLHDHTSWSSWFYGTCSVTCGPGTSGKLRRCSTGKEADCPGKAFEILSCDEGPCPIDGSWGSWQAWSTCSTTCGDGSLFRTRICNNPAPQNNGLNCSGSFNETSTCNHGDCPHWLPFYETSTCSTTCGAGFLQLRRNCSSGNPRDCHGSEYSEKPCNLMDCS